In Macadamia integrifolia cultivar HAES 741 chromosome 5, SCU_Mint_v3, whole genome shotgun sequence, a single window of DNA contains:
- the LOC122079850 gene encoding uncharacterized protein LOC122079850 isoform X3: MGEEMESEIRISELVHDGSPYFPLQDDDTVKYDDSRLKQLGYKQELSRSLSAISNFSVTFSIISVITGLTTTFNRPDVRGDVDNGLRMANRWLLHPHRRSLHGRDLLFLPDLRGPLLLERKAQRLLLGPFRFLAHWLVF; encoded by the exons ATGGGAGAGGAGATGGAGTCTGAAATTAGGATTTCAGAACTAGTCCATGACGGATCTCCTTATTTTCCTCTCCAAGACGACGATACCGTTAAATATGATGATTCTCGGTTGAAGCAGCTCGGCTACAAGCAAGAGCTCAGTCGAAGCCTCAG TGCTATCTCGAATTTCTCTGTGACATTCTCCATCATTTCGGTGATCACTGGTCTGACGACCACGTTCAACCGGCCTGACGTTCGGGGGGACGTTGACAATGGTCTACGGATGGCCAATCGCTGGCTTCTTCACCCTCATCGTAGGTCTCTCCATGGCCGAGATCTGCTCTTCCTTCCCGACCTCCGGGGGCCTTTACTATTGGAGCGCAAAGCTCAGCGGCTACTATTGGGGCCCTTTCGCTTCCTGGCTCACTGGCTG
- the LOC122079603 gene encoding uncharacterized protein LOC122079603: MTSIPVYGSLKRYWSRRSYSRLKDGFNVKKNIRVLRLGGYSSRRRSSWRIRAIPKLQLKMKYPMKMWRKLRDGYINMMLGFAGNVGGYSDNSVFGGKRIPRSRPIPQISKYDSNEFDQRLALHIFNSLLASRELVATR; the protein is encoded by the coding sequence aTGACTTCAATTCCAGTTTATGGGAGCTTGAAGAGATATTGGAGTAGGAGATCATATAGTCGACTTAAAGATGGATTCAATGTCAAGAAGAACATAAGGGTGTTGAGGTTGGGAGGGTACAGTAGTCGAAGACGTTCATCATGGAGGATAAGAGCAATACCAAAGCTGCAGCTGAAAATGAAGTATCCCATGAAGATGTGGAGAAAGCTTAGAGATGGTTATATAAATATGATGCTTGGTTTTGCAGGCAACGTCGGTGGCTACTCAGACAACAGTGTTTTTGGTGGAAAGAGGATCCCCAGAAGCCGACCCATTCCACAGATTTCTAAGTATGACAGTAATGAATTTGATCAGAGACTTGCTCTTCACATCTTCAACTCACTGCTAGCTTCTCGTGAATTGGTTGCTACTCGTTAA